The genomic DNA AGCAACAGTAAGTCTCCGTCCCACTTCTTTAAAACCCTTCGAACAGATAGGAATTTGATTGCTGTTTCCAGCATTCTTTTGACAAGAATGATGGCCGTTGTTCCTGTGTTTCTCGTTAAGaggaaagcgctaatatatattTCGAAAATAAGTTTTCACCCGAGAGGGACGTAACGCCAGCATTTTGTTGCTACATAATGATAGAGTGAGAGTATGTGACACAATGGTCACGGTGGTGTGCATACAATCGTTAGGCCAGGTATTTCACTCGAAAACCGGACGGTTCATTGTGTCCTTGTGCAAGGCACAGCATTGCACGTTGCTGCTGAAGGCCGCAGGAAACTAAAACTAAGACGACTTCTTTTAGCATAGAGGGGACATTTATGTCCTCTCAGCCATTTAAATCGCTCGGAAACTGGAATAATCTGCAGCCAAATGATCGGATGCTTTTCAAGACAGACTGTATCTTTACAgacctttaaggcggcgagctggcagaaacgttagcacgccgggcgaaatgcttagcggtatgccgtctgccgctacgttctgagttcaaattccgccgaggtcgactttgcctttcatcctttcggagtcgattaaataagtaccagttacgcactggggtcgatataatcgacttaatccgtgtgtctgttcttgtgtgtcccttctgtgtttagccccttgtgggtagtaaagaaatatgtatcttTACAGACCTGTATCTCTTTACTCAGCAGAACACTAGCAAATGAAACTGATTGTAAAACCATTTGTTTTAAGGACGATAATCTTTAAGATATCATAACATTTGCTGATATTCTGTTAGTTGTGCATTCGGAAGTACAGTAATGATACAGCTAATCGATAAATCAATTATAAATGAATCGTAAATACTTTCTATATATTTCGGAAGGCCAGCAAATTAGAGAGATGGAgatgccgattacatcgaccccagtactcgactgggacttattttatcgactcgaaaggatgaagatcgttaactcagaacctaaagagctggcagaaatgccgctatgcactTTGTCCTATGCGAtattgaaagggatgaaaggtagagccaaaatctcgacggaatttgaactcggaacgtaaatacggacgaaataccgttatgcattttgcccggcgtgttaacgattctgtcagctcaatgCCTTAGGAAATAAtgctaattataacaataatgataacaataataataataataataataatataataataatataataataataataataataataataataataataataataataataatagtaatatatttaaGCTGCTAAAATAAGGCAAGGCAGGGGCGCAGAGAAAGCGAAGAGTATTGAGCTGTTTCGGATTAAAAGAGGAACGATATCGAAGACAGTTTTCTGTGATGCTAAATGATGGTGCTAATAATAGGACATTAATAATAACGTGGAATTAGGCAGGGTGAGGAGCATGGGAAAGATAACAGGATTTTGTAATTAGGATTGGACTACAAAAGGATTCTAAGGCTCAGTTTTCAGTGATGGCATGCGAAAACGCTTTGGATATCATACACTTAAGCATTTGCAATTAGATTAGTAATGAAGGGcttggagagaagagagagatagagagggagagaaagagagatagatggacATACAAGAGGGACTTAGAGAGAGGGggcaagagagaatgagagaatgtgAAGAAACCTATTCTCACCATGCTATTAAAACCCGATCTAATGCAAAAACCCAGTATTCAATTAGCAGAATGATGGGATATCACTTATGAAATACATTTAAGGTATTTTGAGGATTAGTAGAGAAAATAGCGCAGAAGAAAAGCCAAACATCCAGCAGCGAacccctgaatatatatattgctatcagCAAAGGTATTCTTACTGGTAATGCCGTCCTTCTGTATTGCAAAGATATAATTGTTTTTCactaaataaattgcacttcatattagAGATCCCGATGAAGATAGACGACGATATTCAAGCTCTCAAATAAGAGTCCTCTGCAGcttataacagaaacagctgtaaggtaatgaagttcataacataaccaTTGTTTATCTTGTGTCCTCACTTCTTCTTGTTACCACTCTATACTCATCTAACACTTTGTCCTGAAACatacgtatattgagttctacaccaagtTGTCGCGCAAAGcctaatctatgtatatatgtatgtatgtactcttttacttgcttcagtcatttgactgcggccatgctggagcaccgcctttagtcgagcaaatcgaccccgggacttattctttgttagcccagtacttattctatcggtctcttttgccgaaccgctaagtgacggggacgtaaacacaccagcatcggttgtcaagcaatgctagggggacaaacacagacacacaaacatacacgcacacatatataaatatacatatatacgacgggcttctttcagtttccgtctaccaaatccactcacaaggctttggtcggcccgaggctatagtagaagaaacttgcccaaggtgccacgtagtgggactgaaccgggaaccatgtggttgataaacaagctacttaccacacagccactcctgcgcctatgtatgtatgtatgtatgtatgtatgtatgtatgtgtatatatttatatatatatatatactagcagtatcgcccggcgttgctcagtttgtaagggaaataaataaaagcatttttagagagttatagccaaaaaatagcaaaaaatgggaaaaaaatgatggtaaatttttttgagttaaaaaaggtggagtggAGTGCGTCCCCTACGGTCTGTGGtttttgtttctgattctcgaccccatgtcgaatttatcgatttttttcagaactggggaaacttttcaaaattttcgctgcgttagttttgaattatgacattgggctatgtgtgtgtcaagtttcatcagaattggttgaaagccgtggtcagggtgagggtacgaggagaaaacagacacacagaaaacgccaTAGACATAAACTGcgtttatataagatatatatatatatatagtatatatatatatatatacgaagtcgCGTCTTGCCCTTGCCTTCGGAACGTGGAGTAGTTGACACAGAGACaattgaagaaggggaatattatttgttgtatgtctcgtttctctattgttgttttttcgttgtcCATAAAAattttcgtttctatgtttttgtatttacattttcgtttctcattgtgcccaacgtttttttttatgttctgtacccatacatgtatgtatatatacatatatatatatgtactttatttaaagcagcagaaaattcaacaaaacctgttattctgagtttcccgttgccgttcatcggacagtttttgctagtttttgctatatataatatatatatatatatatatatatatatatctatcatatatataggtatgtacatatatgtaagtatatatgtatatatttatatattatttatattattatatgatcgaacgccacgcatcccttttcaagtagatatatatatatacgacgtgctttcCATCatccaaatccacacacaagggtttggtcggcccgatgctatattagaagacagttgcccgcCTTCAAATCTGGTAAAACATCTTCACAAGACCATATATGTTGGAGCAAATAATGTATCAAAAAACAAAGCTATCCCTGCTATACAcagattcataaatatatgtgcgtgcgtgcgtgcgtgcgtgcgtgcgtgcgtgcgtgcgtgcgtgcgtgcgtgcgtgcgtgcgtgcgtgcgcgtgtttgtgtttgcatgcgagagtgtgtgcgtgtgaagaaAGGAAATTTAAGAGACGTAATGACCAGGTGCTATTTCGCCAGTTTTAGGCAATATAAATAAACTACTTCAAAGACACCGagtgcattttcaatttctttatacttccaattttgtgtaaatataaacatgtttataaatataaaatacattaacatttatatatatatatatatatagatagatagatagatagatatagatagagatagatagatatacatatatgtctatatacatatatatatatatatatataacatattatatatatatatacatatatatatatatatatatatatacaatatatacatatatatatatatatatatatattataaatattatacaattatatatatatatatatatatatataatatatatatacatatatatatatatatatacatatatacaataatataacatatatatatatgtatacatgtatataaacatatagagagacagacagacagacagacagagacacagtgagagagaaagagagagatatcaaGAATGAGAGGATCTTCCGGAAGCTGTTTCCTGTCGATGTACTGGGCAGAATTGCTTCGGGTCAATCCCGAACGGAAACCAGGGACGATAAACCTGTACACATTTGAAAGAAACAGGAACCAACGAACTActaagaccatcatcatcatcatcatcatcatcatcatcgtcgttgtcgtcgtcgtcatcatcatcaactttgtCTTCATTGTGATCGCCTGTTTTAGATGACAGCCAATCAGGAAGCGTTTTACAATTCCGAATTGGCAAGTTGTGTCGAAAtgtgtttccttttttcttcgaTTTTGCTCGTCGATTTTGAAACCAAATACGAATCTGTTTGTCACTAAGGCCAGTTCGTTTGACCAGTTTTTTCCGGGTTTCGCCTGAACAAAACCGTTCCCTATTGTAAGAGGCTTCCAGTAATTCCAGTTGAAAGGGTAAATACGGTTGCCGAAACGGTTTCGCTTGATCTCTTTGTGGTATCTCCTTGGAATCTGCAAAAAGAGCAAATGATAAGGAAggtaaagtttaataaaaatagcacacacaataaatatgcCAGAATTTTGTGGGGAcgggaaatcgattacatcgacttcactGATCAAccacgagggtgagtcaaaaagtaatgccattttgtttaggtgaggtataattaccaacacaggtaaatgtatcatacataaaaatGAAGCTTATTAtgagtttattgtttttttccttttggcaAGAAATCGACCGGAATGACACCTTGAGCATCCCAAAAGATGTCGCCATGATTTTTTCCAGCTGACTTTTGTGTCTTGAACTTTTTCGGTGGTGGTGACTTGGAGTGGCGCCATTCCATTGACTGCCTCTGTGATTCCGGTTCATAATGATGAACCCATGTTTCATCACCTGTTACGAGCCTTCGAAAGAAGGTGTTATCTCTTTGATTTTGTAATGAAGAAATGGCTCAAAGTACAGTTAACAGCATTTTACGggacagggatacatgctctcattcgaaggtggaacgtTGCTATTGAGACagacggtgactatgttgagaagtagggatgtgatcgacagtggaccagcttcattttgatgtatgacacATTTTGACACATGTTCCTGTGTcagtaattatacctgtcctaaacaaaatggcattactttttgactcaccggTTCGAGCGTGCCTGAAGCGTATTCGGTCTGATAATAACATaacaactaatacttattttaccagCCCAGGAAGGCTGAAATGCAAAGTCATCTTCAGCGGTATTCGAACTCAGTATGTAAATAGACGAAAGAAATGTGTTTAAGCATTATATTCATGCTAACTCACTGTATTCTTCCAGTCCTAGCTATTCGCATTTAAACTATCTCCTATCATTATAATCCATTGGAGTCTTGCAATAATTTAAACCCCCAAGCGAGACCATCAACAGTAAAAGAATCTTAACGAGTACCAGGAATTCTTTCCCGATATCGAAGAAGGAATCGATAATCGTGACAACGGTATTGTTTTGCTTTTCGTTTTTCCTATAGTCATTCATATAAGTCGATTTTCTACTGTATTGACCGTTTACCAGAATCGTCCGAAGTGAAAGAACTGGCAACGTGCTCATGATGTTGTTACCGGTCAAAAATCTTGTAACTACAGCTGGTTCGTCCTCGAATTCTTACTTGAAAGCAAGAGAAATGCTGTCACCTATGGCGTTAATGTCACCATATTTCAATCCAGGTTTCTATATAAATGTACTAACAACAGTTTAATGCTGTTTACAAAGCTATTTACATTCAGGGGTGGCTGTGGGGTACGAAGTATTTTTCCTAATCACATGaatccaggtttagtcccactgcgtgtcgccttgagcatgtgtcttctactatagccccggcctgactaaagccttgtcaatggattttGGGTAACGAAaactaactaacacacacacacacgcatacattacgcacacacacagacgcatacacgcacacacacaagaggactcatacacacacacacataaacacacacacacacgcaagagaacttacatacatacacaaacacacacattcacacaagaggactcatatacgcacgtacaaacacacaaacacaaatgcatacacacacactcgtgtgtgtgtgtgtgtgtgcatgccattgtgtttgtgtttaatccCCTCATCCagtattggtttatttacattcctgcaatttagcagttcaccaaaacaGAGCCAGATTGtataacagattttaaaattatatatatatataaattatgtttctatgtatgtatacggggGACCGCTTGCTTGACGAAGGCTCTcgaggtggtgcaccagcatggccgagAAGACTAATGACTGAAGCTCATAACAGATAAAGGATCAAAAATTAAAGCAAAATCGAAGAAGCGGCAATATAAACAGATGCAGCGAAGTATATTTACCCGAGGACGAAGCAGAGGCCGTCGTTAATGGAGGGGATGGTGTTGTTCCTGCTGCAGCTGTTGAAGATAATGACGGCGGGGTGTTTGACGGGACTGGATTACTGCACAACGGTGTCGTCTTGTCCAACCCACCCGTATGTAACTTatcaatatttacattcacacaGGTACGTCCATCCATTTCGTATTCTTCATCTGTgttaaggagagaaaaaagggataGCGTGATGGCCCTTTATATTTCAAACATGGATGCAAATTGTGGGTAGGGGTCACAACAACAGTGGGGGTGCTGTTGATATAAGCAAGGTGGGGCCGttgaaattaattgaatataggcgcaggcgtggctgtgtggtaagaagttttcttcccaatcacatggttccgggttcagtcctactgcttgtcccttgggcaaatgtcttttataacagcctcaggctgaccagagcgatgtgagtgaatttggtggtaaacggacactgaaagaaacctgatgtatgtgtgtgtgtaattgtgtacttgacaaccagtgttaatgTATTTACACCCGTGATTCTTTTAACTAAAAATCCTTTAAGGCGCTGCCCCGCATGACcgcaatcatacatgcatatatatatatatataatatatatatataatatatatatatatatatatatacatatatacatacctacatatatgcatatatgcatacagacagacacggagagcttcttttagtttccgtctaccaaatccactctcaaattATTGATCGTCCCGtcgatatagtagaagacactcgtggcgcaaggtgccacgcaacaaacttcttactacacacataTGGTGCgcctatttaaagaaaaaaaaatcaaataattaatataaattcatttacCTGCATTTATGGAATATTCTGGTTCCATTCTGATGATAGGTTGCCGTGTTCGAGTACAATCCGGGGGCCCACTCCTAATTGATATGGGCATATGTGAATTGAATGGTCTTTGAGAGATATTTCTAAAAACGGTCACGTTTGGTTCATTTTCCATTTGCATAAAACGGCTGCAATCCGGAAGAGAGTTAgtgtttaaaaaatgtccagaCTTGCAACTCTGCGTTTGggtatcaaaatttaaaaattttaactgaCAATCCCTGTAGGGTTCGTATTTCTATGGGTTTTGAGGAATCTTGGAAAACTATAAACTTTCTCATTTTCGTTGCTGTAATCCATAACGGAAGTTTCATGTCCAGGGAGATTTTTCTCAGAATCGAAAGAAGCGGTGCAAAAATTTGGTTCGAAATCTTCACAGGTAGTATTTCCTGAGAAAACAGCATCGCTGAGAGTCTTTCCATTCGAATAACAGTCAAAAATATTGCGCTGGAAATTAGACGGAATAGTTGAAGCCGTTGAGTTTATCATAGCTGTGCGATAACAGTACGAACGACGAAAAATCTCTTCATAATTACGGGGTTCTTTTGTCGTGGCGGGTTGCAATCGAAGTTCAGGAGATACATTTGATGTAACACGAGAAAAAGAAGTTGCCTTATCTTCCTTTTGTTTGTCATCCGATGGACGAGTGCTGTCATACTGCAATTCACGGGGGAATGGTTGTGACCGTGTGAACATAACCGGGTAGTTTGGATACTGGTCATCCAGTGGTAAGAAAGATGAAGTGGTAGCTGTAATGGGAGTGGATGGAAAAAAAAGCACGTTCAATTTTAGCGAGAAACAAGGTTTAAATTTTTAAGAAAAGTGCGCAAAGACGATTTGATACAGGTTATATCAGCAGAGTAAATTTGAACTAACCAAATGCTACATTAAAATCTGGGCTAGGAATACACacatcacgcacgcacacaggcacacaaacacacacgtgtgtgcataaatagatagacagacatacatacagacagacagacagacagacagacagacagatagacagacagacagatagatagatagatagatagatagagagatagagagataaatagatatttactgcatatgtaaacaaacatatgtgtgtgtgtgtgtgtgtgtgtgtgtgtgtgtgtgtgtgtgtgtgtgtgtgtctgtgtttgtgtctgtgtgtgtgtcccactgcGAGTCTTCCATAATAGCCTCTAgcctaccaaaaccttgtgagtggattttgtagccggaagctgaaagaagcgcgttgcttatacatatatatatatatatatatatatatatatgtgtgtgtgtgtgtgtgtgtgtggtggtgtgtg from Octopus sinensis unplaced genomic scaffold, ASM634580v1 Contig18107, whole genome shotgun sequence includes the following:
- the LOC115231300 gene encoding homeobox protein Hox-D11-like; its protein translation is MQMENEPNVTVFRNISQRPFNSHMPISIRSGPPDCTRTRQPIIRMEPEYSINADEEYEMDGRTCVNVNIDKLHTGGLDKTTPLCSNPVPSNTPPSLSSTAAAGTTPSPPLTTASASSSDSKEIPQRDQAKPFRQPYLPFQLELLEASYNRERFCSGETRKKLVKRTGLSDKQIRIWFQNRRAKSKKKGNTFRHNLPIRNCKTLPDWLSSKTGDHNEDKVDDDDDDDNDDDDDDDDDDDGLSSSLVPVSFKCVQVYRPWFPFGIDPKQFCPVHRQETASGRSSHS